A single window of Salvia splendens isolate huo1 chromosome 6, SspV2, whole genome shotgun sequence DNA harbors:
- the LOC121809504 gene encoding protein-tyrosine-phosphatase IBR5-like, which produces MITGDRKFSACSIDCSIPFSQNPTIPTVKDSRNPTIRNSIEQLVPSMRKRERENPCGICGHYHKYEEGEVCGICGHRIPATVEKSVVHVSAFASQILPDFLFLGSFDNAARCELLKSQGISCILNAVPSCQNLYKNSFTYHRLQYDQKLPFDDAIQFLEQCEKQRARVLVHCMSGKSRSPAIVMAFLMKNKGWKLAQSYQWVKEHRPSVELNPAVHQQLQEFEQIIFGSIENSGVGMPNLSFLSFGFSRPNDTPLAPAAAPVFTNTSSSASIFNRPSLDVPPQEFTFGAGPTPHNSGLNISTNVPAVDDFSMDGS; this is translated from the exons ATGATCACCGGTGATAGAAAATTCAGCGCTTGTTCAATCGACTGCTCAATTCCCTTTTCCCAAAACCCCACAATCCCCACCGTCAAGGATTCAAGAAATCCCACAATCAGGAATTCAATTGAGCAGTTGGTTCCAAGTatgaggaagagagagagagagaatcccTGCGGGATTTGCGGGCACTACCACAAGTACGAGGAGGGCGAGGTCTGCGGCATCTGCGGCCACCGCATCCCCGCCACCGTTGAGAAATCCGTTGTCCACGTCAGCGCCTTCGCCTCCCAGATCCTGCCGGACTTCCTGTTTTTAGGTAGCTTTGACAATGCTGCCCGCTGCGAGCTTCTCAAGTCACAGGGCATCTCCTGTATTCTTAAT GCTGTCCCTTCTTGTCAGAATTTGTACAAGAACTCTTTTACTTATCACCGTCTACAATATGATCAGAAACTGCCATTCGATGATGCGATTCAGTTTCTGG AGCAATGCGAAAAACAGAGGGCCCGGGTTCTCGTGCACTGCATGTCTGGTAAAAGCAG GTCTCCCGCCATAGTAATGGCTTTCTTAATGAAAAACAAGGGCTGGAAACTCGCACAGAGCTATCAATGGGTGAAAGAACACCGGCCTTCAGTCGAACTAAATCCAG CGGTCCACCAACAATTACAGGAATTCGAGCAGATAATATTTGGTTCGATAGAAAATAGTGGCGTGGGCATGCCTAATCTGTCTTTTCTAAGCTTTGGCTTCTCAAGGCCAAATGACACACCCCTAGCTCCAGCAGCGGCCCCAGTTTTCACCAACACTAGTAGCAGTGCCTCTATCTTCAACCGTCCCTCACTCGACGTGCCCCCTCAAGAATTCACCTTCGGGGCTGGCCCGACTCCTCATAACTCCGGTCTCAACATCAGCACCAATGTCCCTGCTGTCGACGACTTTTCCATGGATGGTTCTTGA